From the Clostridium sp. Marseille-P299 genome, one window contains:
- a CDS encoding translation factor GTPase family protein, with the protein MRNLVIGILAHVDAGKTTLSESLLYLSGKIGKLGRVDKRDAYLDTYELERERGITIFSKQAIFEYNDTRITLLDTPGHVDFSAEMERTLQVLDYAILVISGADGVQGHTKTLWRLLHKYNIPVFLFVNKMDQFGTDKEKLMNELKKQLEDACIDFGQDATDGFYDEIAMCDEELMEVYLENGQIDTEQIKNAIKGRKVFPCYFGSALKLEGVEQFMQGIINYSITPTYPGEFGAKIFKISRDEQGNRLTHMKLTGGSIKVRDTLTNGNWEEKITQIRIYSGQKFEAVNEVSAGFVCAVTGLSSAKPGEGLGVEEASDTPVLEPVLSYQVILPDGCDPKMMIPKLRQIEEEEPELHIVWNEELQEIQAQIMGEVQIEILQNLIQTRFGVEVTFDAGKIVYKETIGNVVEGVGHFEPLRHYAEVHLLLEPGEPGSGLEFRVDCSEDVLGKSWQRLILTHLEEKVHKGVLTGAPITDMIITLVSGRAHNKHTEGGDFREATYRAVRQGLKEAKSILLEPYYAFTLELPETMVGRAMIDVEKMCGTCEISQTDGNTAILVGSAPVITMRNYQKEVIAYTKGLGRLFCSLKGYEPCHNEEEVVSSIGYDSERDIANPTGSVFCSHGAGFLVNWDEVKNYMHVEGYFQTRSEEFTDTGQVRKTYSEEKFISVDEIDQIINSTYYSNQGKKSVWKRSKSARESYYETTTYVSSPREKKEEYLLVDGYNIIFAWPELKELADENMDGAKYKLLDILSNYKGIKNTKVIVVFDAYRVVGHPEEIMEYHNIHVVYTREAQTADQYIERFAHDNQKKYNITVVTSDGLQQIIIRGAGCSLLSARDLKDEIERANEMIKQTYEAKQGRDRNYLLDALPLETKLQMENILSEQDENY; encoded by the coding sequence ATGAGAAATTTAGTGATTGGTATATTAGCACATGTAGATGCAGGTAAGACGACATTGTCAGAAAGCTTACTGTATTTAAGTGGTAAGATTGGAAAACTGGGAAGGGTAGATAAAAGGGATGCTTATTTAGATACCTATGAGTTAGAAAGAGAAAGAGGAATTACCATATTCTCTAAGCAAGCCATATTTGAATATAACGATACTAGGATTACCTTACTGGATACTCCCGGGCATGTGGATTTTTCTGCGGAAATGGAAAGAACACTGCAGGTACTTGATTACGCTATCTTAGTAATAAGTGGCGCAGATGGAGTGCAAGGACATACAAAAACACTATGGAGATTGCTTCATAAATATAATATACCTGTATTTCTATTTGTAAACAAAATGGATCAGTTTGGGACAGATAAAGAGAAATTAATGAATGAGCTGAAAAAGCAATTAGAGGATGCTTGTATTGACTTTGGACAGGATGCTACTGATGGATTTTATGATGAAATCGCCATGTGTGATGAAGAATTGATGGAAGTCTATCTTGAAAATGGACAAATTGATACGGAACAGATAAAGAATGCCATTAAAGGGCGTAAAGTATTTCCTTGCTATTTTGGTTCAGCTCTAAAATTAGAAGGCGTTGAACAATTCATGCAGGGAATTATTAATTATTCAATTACACCTACTTACCCAGGAGAATTTGGAGCTAAAATCTTTAAGATATCAAGGGATGAACAAGGAAATCGTCTCACGCACATGAAACTTACTGGTGGAAGTATTAAGGTGAGGGATACACTTACGAATGGGAATTGGGAAGAAAAAATAACTCAAATTCGTATCTACTCCGGTCAGAAATTCGAGGCAGTAAATGAGGTGAGCGCAGGATTTGTATGCGCAGTAACAGGACTTAGTAGTGCAAAACCAGGAGAAGGACTAGGAGTTGAGGAAGCTTCAGATACGCCAGTACTAGAACCAGTTTTATCCTATCAAGTAATTCTTCCGGATGGTTGTGACCCTAAAATGATGATTCCAAAACTGCGACAAATCGAAGAAGAGGAGCCAGAACTCCATATCGTATGGAATGAGGAATTACAAGAAATTCAAGCACAGATCATGGGAGAAGTTCAGATTGAGATATTGCAAAATCTGATTCAAACTCGTTTTGGTGTAGAAGTTACGTTTGATGCTGGTAAAATTGTTTATAAAGAAACCATTGGAAATGTAGTAGAAGGTGTAGGACACTTTGAACCACTGCGTCATTATGCAGAAGTACATTTATTATTAGAACCGGGAGAGCCTGGAAGTGGTCTTGAGTTCCGGGTAGATTGTAGTGAAGATGTCTTGGGGAAAAGCTGGCAAAGGCTTATTTTAACCCATCTAGAAGAGAAGGTTCATAAAGGAGTTCTAACCGGTGCACCGATTACAGATATGATTATAACATTGGTTTCAGGTAGAGCACATAATAAGCACACAGAGGGTGGAGACTTTCGAGAAGCAACCTACCGTGCAGTGCGCCAAGGATTGAAAGAAGCGAAGTCCATTTTATTGGAACCATATTATGCTTTTACGCTAGAACTTCCAGAGACTATGGTTGGAAGGGCTATGATTGATGTTGAAAAAATGTGTGGTACCTGTGAAATATCCCAAACCGATGGGAATACCGCAATCCTTGTTGGAAGTGCCCCTGTAATTACCATGAGAAATTATCAAAAAGAAGTTATTGCTTACACCAAAGGACTTGGAAGGCTATTTTGTAGCCTAAAAGGGTATGAGCCATGTCACAATGAAGAGGAAGTTGTAAGTAGTATTGGTTATGATTCTGAACGAGACATTGCAAATCCAACAGGCTCTGTATTTTGTTCCCATGGTGCAGGGTTTTTAGTAAACTGGGATGAAGTGAAGAACTACATGCATGTGGAAGGGTATTTTCAAACGAGAAGTGAAGAGTTTACGGATACAGGTCAGGTACGTAAGACTTATTCTGAAGAAAAATTCATTAGTGTAGATGAAATCGATCAAATCATCAATAGCACCTATTATTCGAATCAAGGGAAAAAGTCCGTATGGAAAAGAAGTAAATCAGCTCGTGAAAGCTACTATGAGACAACAACCTATGTAAGTAGTCCAAGGGAAAAGAAAGAAGAATATCTTTTAGTGGATGGTTATAATATTATCTTTGCATGGCCTGAACTAAAAGAGCTTGCCGATGAGAACATGGATGGTGCAAAATACAAATTGCTTGATATTCTTAGCAATTATAAAGGGATTAAAAATACGAAAGTTATCGTAGTGTTTGATGCTTATCGTGTGGTTGGGCATCCAGAAGAAATAATGGAGTATCATAACATTCATGTGGTGTATACAAGAGAAGCGCAAACCGCCGATCAGTACATTGAACGATTTGCCCATGACAATCAGAAAAAATATAATATAACCGTTGTAACTTCCGATGGTCTACAGCAGATAATTATTCGAGGAGCAGGATGTTCGTTGTTGTCTGCTAGAGATTTAAAAGATGAGATTGAAAGAGCCAATGAAATGATTAAGCAGACATATGAAGCAAAACAGGGTAGAGACCGTAATTATTTATTGGATGCGTTACCGCTAGAGACAAAACTGCAGATGGAAAACATTCTAAGTGAACAGGATGAAAATTACTAA
- a CDS encoding cupin domain-containing protein — MEVNRSTIESMIREILMEKLSSCDSTDFSRNKLKEGVISVKVPTIRVTDKDLMNTGKAGDIVYTKDLFTLEESPRLGCGIMEMKETTFDWTLNYDEIDYVIEGTLSIVINGKSVTANAGELILIPKGSSIKFSVPNYARFIYVTYPADWANQG; from the coding sequence ATGGAAGTGAATCGTTCTACAATAGAGTCAATGATTCGTGAAATTCTTATGGAAAAACTAAGTAGCTGCGATAGCACAGATTTTAGTAGAAACAAACTAAAAGAAGGTGTAATCTCAGTCAAAGTTCCAACCATTCGAGTAACGGATAAAGATTTAATGAACACTGGAAAAGCTGGTGACATTGTTTATACAAAAGACTTATTTACGTTAGAAGAAAGCCCAAGACTTGGCTGCGGTATTATGGAAATGAAGGAGACAACCTTTGATTGGACACTTAATTATGATGAAATTGATTATGTAATTGAAGGAACCTTAAGCATTGTGATTAATGGTAAAAGTGTAACAGCCAATGCAGGTGAGTTAATTCTTATTCCAAAAGGTTCGTCAATTAAATTTTCGGTACCTAATTACGCTAGATTTATTTATGTTACTTATCCAGCGGATTGGGCGAATCAAGGGTAG
- the eutH gene encoding ethanolamine utilization protein EutH has product MSLNEIIVYIMVVFAVLGAIDRIIGNKFGLGEKFEEGILAIGSLAISMVGIIALAPVLADILKPVIVPLFGILGADPAMFAGTILANDMGGAPLAQALAQTEEAGLFGGLIVGAMMGPTIVFTIPVGLGIIREEDRKYLATGVLAGVITVPIGAFVGGLVAGFPIMMVLRNLIPIIIIAILIALGLKFFPNGMIKGFTIFGKIVVAVITIGLAAGIVEQLTGIVLIPGMAPLHEGFQIVADISIVLAGAFPLVYVITKVFRKPLLGLGKVLGMNDVAAAGMVASLANSIPMFDMMKDMDNRGKILNVAFAVSAAFVFGDHLGFTAGFNSTMIVPMIIGKLVGGITALFVAIFIANRTLSRADD; this is encoded by the coding sequence ATGAGTTTAAATGAAATTATTGTATATATCATGGTTGTATTTGCAGTACTTGGTGCAATTGACCGAATTATAGGTAATAAATTTGGTCTCGGTGAAAAATTTGAAGAAGGTATTCTTGCTATTGGTTCTTTAGCAATTTCCATGGTTGGTATTATTGCTCTTGCGCCTGTTTTAGCAGATATTTTAAAACCTGTAATTGTACCACTCTTTGGTATTCTTGGTGCTGACCCTGCAATGTTTGCAGGAACAATACTTGCAAATGATATGGGTGGTGCACCACTTGCACAAGCTCTTGCACAAACAGAAGAGGCAGGTCTTTTTGGAGGTCTTATTGTTGGAGCGATGATGGGGCCTACCATTGTATTTACAATTCCAGTAGGTCTTGGAATTATTCGTGAGGAAGACAGAAAATACTTAGCAACTGGTGTTTTAGCAGGTGTTATCACGGTCCCTATTGGAGCATTTGTAGGTGGTTTGGTAGCAGGTTTTCCGATAATGATGGTACTAAGAAACTTAATACCAATTATTATCATCGCTATTTTAATTGCACTTGGATTAAAGTTTTTCCCAAATGGAATGATCAAGGGATTTACAATCTTTGGTAAAATAGTTGTGGCGGTTATCACAATTGGTTTAGCAGCTGGTATTGTGGAACAATTAACAGGAATTGTATTAATTCCGGGTATGGCTCCACTTCATGAAGGATTTCAAATCGTTGCAGATATAAGTATTGTATTAGCGGGAGCCTTTCCACTTGTTTACGTCATCACGAAGGTGTTTCGCAAACCATTACTTGGTCTTGGAAAAGTACTTGGAATGAATGATGTGGCAGCAGCAGGTATGGTTGCTTCTTTAGCAAACAGTATCCCAATGTTTGATATGATGAAGGATATGGACAATCGAGGTAAGATTTTAAACGTTGCTTTTGCTGTTTCCGCAGCCTTTGTATTTGGTGATCACCTTGGATTTACTGCTGGTTTTAATTCTACAATGATTGTTCCGATGATCATCGGTAAATTAGTTGGTGGTATAACAGCTTTATTTGTAGCAATATTTATTGCAAATAGAACATTAAGTCGAGCAGATGATTAG
- a CDS encoding BMC domain-containing protein → MNKSIGALEFTSISRGMYVADAIVKKADVEIIYFKTICPGKFLIIVAGDEGEIDTAIDHGVNLSGKTLFDSFKVHAVSPSIIQGIRAKYDTVERLDAVGIVETRKVCTGIKALDIVLKSAAVTLIRVYLAFTIGGKLVFVVTGSVSSIEYGISEAKKVLSEGEIENLAIIPSPNKDILENLLKR, encoded by the coding sequence ATGAATAAAAGTATTGGAGCATTAGAATTTACCAGCATCAGTCGTGGAATGTATGTGGCAGATGCCATTGTTAAAAAAGCAGATGTGGAAATTATTTATTTTAAAACCATCTGTCCTGGAAAGTTTCTTATTATTGTTGCTGGAGATGAGGGAGAAATAGATACCGCTATTGATCATGGCGTAAATCTATCTGGAAAGACATTGTTTGACAGTTTTAAAGTACATGCAGTTTCTCCTTCAATCATTCAAGGAATACGAGCAAAGTATGATACCGTTGAAAGGTTGGATGCTGTTGGGATTGTAGAAACAAGAAAAGTTTGTACAGGAATAAAAGCATTAGATATCGTACTAAAATCCGCAGCGGTAACATTGATACGTGTCTACCTTGCATTTACCATTGGAGGTAAACTTGTATTTGTCGTTACTGGATCTGTTAGCAGTATAGAATATGGGATTTCAGAGGCTAAAAAAGTCTTAAGCGAAGGAGAAATTGAAAACCTAGCAATTATACCTTCTCCCAATAAAGATATTCTAGAGAATCTCTTAAAACGATAA
- a CDS encoding EutN/CcmL family microcompartment protein has translation MELGKVIGSVWATKKDEKLNGQKLLVVQLIDAYEKPRKELVVAVDMVGAGSGDQVLIVRGGPARYSLSQPSAPVDAAIVGIVDSVVVERDE, from the coding sequence TTGGAGCTTGGTAAGGTAATCGGGAGCGTATGGGCTACCAAAAAGGATGAAAAATTAAATGGTCAAAAGCTATTGGTAGTACAACTTATTGATGCTTACGAAAAGCCAAGAAAAGAACTGGTTGTAGCAGTTGATATGGTAGGGGCTGGTTCAGGAGATCAGGTACTTATCGTACGAGGTGGACCTGCACGTTACTCATTATCACAACCAAGTGCACCAGTAGATGCAGCTATCGTTGGAATTGTAGATTCGGTGGTGGTGGAAAGAGATGAATAA
- the eutD gene encoding ethanolamine utilization phosphate acetyltransferase EutD, whose amino-acid sequence MLTQSNINIDTIVNAVLKELKEKLFITMEASGRHIHLCREDINKLFGYGYQLTPVKELSQPGQYACEERLTITGPKNSIKNVVVLGPERGRTQVEISLTDGLTLGVKAPVRLSGDIDGTPGIVISNPKTGASIEIKEGLIVAKRHIHITPEDAAKFNVSNGEIVKVKVFGERPVILEDVDVRVNKNFSTAMHIDYDEANACGFNKNTKGLILKEIV is encoded by the coding sequence ATGTTAACACAGTCAAACATTAATATAGATACAATCGTAAATGCTGTTTTAAAAGAACTTAAAGAAAAATTATTTATTACAATGGAAGCTTCCGGTCGTCATATTCACCTTTGTAGAGAAGATATCAATAAACTATTTGGCTATGGATATCAGCTAACACCAGTGAAAGAATTATCCCAGCCAGGACAATATGCCTGCGAAGAACGACTTACCATTACTGGACCAAAAAACTCAATTAAAAATGTTGTTGTTCTAGGGCCAGAACGAGGAAGAACTCAGGTAGAAATCTCATTGACCGACGGTTTAACACTAGGAGTTAAAGCTCCAGTTCGTTTAAGTGGTGATATTGATGGAACACCTGGAATTGTTATTTCAAATCCGAAAACAGGAGCTTCCATTGAAATCAAAGAAGGGCTTATTGTTGCAAAGCGGCATATTCACATTACACCTGAGGATGCAGCAAAATTTAATGTTAGCAATGGTGAAATCGTTAAGGTAAAAGTATTTGGAGAACGTCCTGTAATATTAGAAGATGTGGATGTTCGAGTAAATAAAAATTTTAGTACTGCAATGCATATTGATTATGATGAAGCAAATGCATGCGGATTTAATAAAAATACAAAAGGTTTGATACTGAAAGAAATTGTGTAA
- a CDS encoding cobalamin adenosyltransferase has translation MALITEQDIRKMMNDGLLKEKGEFHMGKDTILTPSARAYLLEKNISLIGKNAHGQDAVSKNKTTHAKEVGEALKDKDSNNEEYKTLFGVELDHKPEHMTHLRGNLLVFKDHKRIILRGAIDTLESEIILAQIVSERLNKPKLTAELEEVIRFIRKLLRCELTEEAVGEFTLGGLNEHEIHEQSYHPSQYFGIRHFLPTYKHGEMTAYLNKLRTLARKTEIIAFKAFKAEDGTVTREDIIRAFNRLSSMFWVMMFKYLTGKYDE, from the coding sequence ATGGCATTAATCACAGAACAAGATATACGAAAGATGATGAATGATGGGCTCTTAAAAGAAAAAGGTGAATTCCATATGGGAAAAGATACAATCTTAACACCTTCTGCAAGAGCGTATCTGCTAGAAAAGAATATTTCACTAATTGGAAAGAATGCACATGGTCAGGATGCAGTTTCAAAAAATAAGACGACACATGCAAAAGAAGTGGGTGAAGCATTGAAAGATAAAGATTCGAACAATGAAGAGTATAAAACTTTATTTGGAGTAGAACTTGATCATAAACCAGAGCATATGACTCATTTAAGAGGGAATCTCTTAGTTTTTAAAGATCATAAACGAATCATTCTTCGTGGCGCGATTGATACACTAGAGTCAGAGATTATATTAGCTCAAATTGTTTCGGAACGACTAAATAAACCTAAGCTAACAGCAGAATTAGAAGAAGTTATCCGTTTTATTCGTAAATTGTTACGTTGTGAATTGACGGAAGAAGCTGTTGGAGAATTTACGCTAGGTGGTCTAAATGAACACGAGATTCATGAACAATCGTATCACCCAAGTCAATATTTTGGAATAAGACATTTTCTTCCAACCTATAAACATGGTGAGATGACCGCATATTTAAATAAATTAAGAACATTAGCTAGAAAAACAGAAATTATAGCCTTTAAGGCATTTAAGGCGGAAGATGGAACCGTAACAAGAGAAGATATCATTCGAGCATTTAACCGTCTATCTTCTATGTTTTGGGTAATGATGTTTAAATATCTTACAGGAAAATATGATGAATAG
- the eutM gene encoding ethanolamine utilization microcompartment protein EutM — protein sequence MSNTNALGMIETKGLVGAIEAADAMVKAANVALIGKEQVGGGLVTVMVRGDVGAVKAATDAGAAAAERVGELISVHVIPRPHSEVDVILPHSHSQA from the coding sequence ATGTCTAATACAAATGCACTTGGAATGATTGAAACAAAAGGATTAGTTGGTGCTATCGAAGCAGCAGATGCTATGGTAAAGGCAGCCAATGTAGCTTTAATAGGTAAGGAACAAGTTGGTGGCGGTTTGGTAACTGTAATGGTACGCGGTGATGTTGGTGCAGTAAAAGCTGCAACTGATGCAGGTGCAGCAGCAGCGGAGCGTGTCGGTGAATTAATTTCTGTGCATGTTATACCAAGACCACATTCTGAGGTGGATGTTATTTTACCTCATTCACATTCACAAGCATAA
- a CDS encoding acetaldehyde dehydrogenase (acetylating), with protein sequence MELVDKDLKSIQEVRLLLKTAKEAQKILSTFSQEKIDSIVKAMAEAGMRHAEKLAKMANEETGFGIWQDKVIKNIFGSMGIYDEIKNQKTIGILKEDKENKIIEVGVPVGVVAGIIPSTNPTSTVMYKAIISIKAGNSIVFSPHPGAKSCILETVKIISEAAEAAGCPKGAISTITIPTLQATNELMKSDNTNLILATGGYAMVKAAYSSGTPAIGVGAGNGPAFIDKTADVKMAVKRIMDSKTFDNGTICASEQSVIVERCMEQVVVEEFKAQGAHFLNGDESEKLAKFILRANGTMNPAIVGKSVAHISKLAGLSVPSSARVIIARENRVGDDAPYSREKLCPILAFYVENSVDEIMDKVREILFHEGMGHTFTMHSANEELVKRFALHVPASRILINTPGSLGGVGATTNLFPALTLGCGAVGGSSSSNNIGPMDLLNVKRVAYGVKELDDIRKVAQNQIGANGNCCSSGTSSDLVDEIVKRIMKQLI encoded by the coding sequence ATGGAACTAGTAGATAAAGACCTAAAATCAATACAGGAAGTCCGTTTGCTTTTAAAAACAGCAAAGGAAGCCCAAAAGATACTTTCAACATTTAGTCAAGAAAAAATTGATAGTATCGTAAAAGCAATGGCAGAAGCAGGAATGCGCCATGCAGAAAAACTTGCAAAGATGGCAAATGAAGAAACTGGATTTGGTATCTGGCAGGACAAAGTGATTAAAAATATTTTTGGTTCCATGGGTATTTATGATGAAATAAAGAATCAAAAAACAATTGGTATTTTAAAAGAAGATAAAGAAAATAAAATAATTGAAGTTGGTGTTCCAGTGGGTGTAGTTGCAGGTATTATTCCTTCAACAAACCCTACATCGACAGTTATGTATAAAGCTATCATTTCCATCAAGGCAGGAAACAGCATTGTATTTTCACCACATCCAGGAGCAAAAAGTTGTATCTTAGAGACCGTGAAGATTATAAGTGAAGCAGCAGAAGCCGCTGGTTGTCCAAAGGGAGCTATTTCTACGATTACAATACCAACATTACAAGCAACCAACGAATTAATGAAGAGTGATAACACCAACTTAATTCTTGCAACTGGTGGATATGCGATGGTAAAAGCAGCGTATTCATCAGGAACTCCAGCCATCGGTGTTGGTGCTGGTAATGGTCCAGCCTTTATTGATAAAACAGCAGATGTAAAAATGGCAGTAAAGCGAATTATGGATTCAAAAACTTTTGATAATGGTACGATTTGCGCATCGGAACAGTCTGTCATAGTAGAACGTTGCATGGAACAAGTAGTTGTAGAAGAATTTAAAGCACAGGGAGCTCATTTCTTAAATGGGGATGAGTCAGAAAAACTAGCGAAATTCATACTTCGTGCAAATGGAACAATGAATCCAGCAATCGTTGGTAAGTCAGTTGCTCATATTAGTAAATTAGCTGGATTATCGGTACCATCTAGTGCAAGAGTAATTATTGCTAGAGAAAATAGAGTTGGTGATGATGCACCATATTCAAGAGAAAAATTATGCCCAATCCTTGCTTTTTACGTTGAAAATTCAGTAGATGAAATTATGGATAAGGTAAGAGAAATCTTGTTTCACGAAGGAATGGGACATACGTTTACAATGCATAGTGCAAATGAAGAATTAGTAAAACGTTTCGCACTCCATGTTCCAGCATCTAGAATTCTTATTAACACCCCAGGTTCTTTAGGTGGTGTTGGTGCTACTACAAATCTTTTCCCTGCGCTAACCCTTGGTTGTGGTGCAGTCGGTGGAAGTTCCTCATCAAATAACATTGGCCCTATGGATTTACTTAATGTGAAAAGAGTAGCCTATGGAGTGAAAGAATTAGATGATATAAGAAAAGTTGCACAGAATCAAATTGGAGCAAATGGTAATTGTTGTTCTAGTGGAACAAGCTCAGATTTAGTAGATGAAATTGTAAAAAGAATTATGAAACAACTAATATAA
- a CDS encoding BMC domain-containing protein translates to MLALGLIEVIGLPPAMEAADAALKAANVKLLAIAKADAGILTVEITGDVGAVTAAVDAGAAAASRVGTLRAKHIIPRVDDSLVGKVIMQGTKLFQPKGKATGKTIGSNKDIDSANAYAGSEYTIDKNSEVEGSKRDDSKSYEDRTNDGVITDHQEDTDQSKVTVTGSNTENTQTTDTTKVINQTANNQINNDLTTNTQTTNNQSEEDQKTDTIEYTEAELKRLNNDALRDILQTKGVKLTNKHMNAKKQDLIELILTMQNNR, encoded by the coding sequence ATGCTAGCTTTAGGGTTAATCGAGGTTATTGGATTACCACCTGCGATGGAAGCAGCAGATGCGGCACTAAAGGCAGCCAATGTGAAATTGCTTGCCATTGCGAAAGCAGATGCTGGGATTTTAACCGTTGAGATTACAGGTGATGTCGGTGCAGTAACTGCAGCGGTAGACGCAGGCGCTGCTGCAGCTAGTCGAGTGGGAACACTAAGGGCAAAGCACATTATACCTCGTGTAGATGATAGTCTAGTTGGAAAAGTTATTATGCAGGGTACGAAATTATTTCAGCCGAAAGGTAAAGCTACAGGAAAAACAATCGGTTCTAATAAGGACATAGATTCTGCTAATGCTTATGCTGGAAGTGAATATACAATAGATAAAAACAGTGAAGTTGAGGGTAGCAAAAGGGATGATTCCAAAAGTTATGAAGATCGAACGAACGATGGGGTAATCACTGATCATCAAGAGGATACTGACCAAAGTAAAGTTACAGTAACAGGTAGTAATACAGAAAACACCCAAACAACGGATACTACAAAGGTCATTAACCAAACAGCAAACAACCAGATAAATAACGATCTAACAACGAATACCCAAACAACTAACAATCAATCAGAAGAAGATCAAAAAACTGATACCATAGAATATACAGAAGCTGAACTAAAAAGATTAAATAATGATGCATTAAGAGACATCTTACAAACGAAAGGTGTCAAATTAACCAATAAGCATATGAATGCAAAGAAACAAGATTTAATAGAGCTTATATTAACCATGCAAAATAACCGATAA
- the eutL gene encoding ethanolamine utilization microcompartment protein EutL, whose protein sequence is MKNDKLHPNILAVRIISNVSPDLAAKLELGERHKSLGIITADSDDVTYTGLDEATKAADVEVVYARSFYGGAANANTKLAGEVIGILAGPSPAEVRSGLNACITFMENDAYFISANDDDSIVYYAHTVSRTGSYLSKIAGINEGEAIAYVIAPPLEAIYALDAAMKAADVKLCEFYGPPSETNFGGGLLTGSQSACYAACNAFAEAVRSVADRPKEYQ, encoded by the coding sequence ATGAAGAATGATAAATTACACCCTAATATTTTAGCAGTTCGAATTATTTCAAATGTTAGTCCAGATTTAGCAGCGAAACTTGAACTAGGTGAACGTCACAAAAGTCTTGGTATCATTACTGCTGACAGTGATGATGTAACCTACACAGGACTGGATGAAGCAACAAAAGCAGCAGATGTTGAAGTAGTTTATGCTAGATCATTTTATGGTGGTGCAGCAAATGCAAATACAAAACTTGCAGGTGAAGTGATTGGTATCTTAGCTGGTCCAAGTCCTGCAGAAGTTCGTAGTGGATTAAATGCTTGTATCACATTTATGGAAAATGATGCGTATTTCATTAGTGCAAATGATGATGATTCCATCGTTTATTATGCTCATACAGTTTCTAGAACAGGTTCCTATTTATCGAAAATAGCAGGAATCAACGAAGGGGAAGCAATTGCTTATGTAATAGCGCCTCCACTAGAAGCAATCTATGCGTTAGACGCAGCCATGAAAGCTGCGGATGTTAAGCTTTGTGAGTTTTATGGTCCACCAAGTGAAACAAACTTTGGCGGTGGTTTACTCACTGGTTCCCAGTCTGCGTGCTATGCTGCCTGCAATGCATTTGCAGAAGCGGTTCGAAGTGTAGCGGATCGACCAAAGGAATATCAATAA